From Bacteroidota bacterium, one genomic window encodes:
- a CDS encoding iron-sulfur cluster assembly accessory protein, producing the protein MDVLTQSPVTLTASAYTELRKILIEKNLGDTYGLRIGVKGGGCAGMSYLLGFDSAKENDNTYKYDDLTIYMDKTHGMYLIGMEIDFIEGLNNRGFTFNNPNASKTCGCGTSFES; encoded by the coding sequence ATGGATGTTTTAACACAATCACCTGTTACCCTAACTGCAAGCGCATATACTGAATTAAGAAAAATACTGATTGAAAAAAATCTCGGCGATACCTATGGCTTACGTATTGGCGTGAAAGGTGGCGGATGTGCCGGCATGTCCTATCTTCTTGGTTTTGATTCTGCCAAAGAAAATGATAATACCTATAAATACGATGACTTAACAATTTATATGGATAAAACACATGGCATGTATTTAATAGGAATGGAAATAGATTTTATTGAAGGATTGAATAACAGAGGATTTACTTTTAATAATCCTAATGCTTCTAAGACTTGCGGTTGCGGAACTAGTTTTGAATCTTAA